The following are encoded together in the Populus trichocarpa isolate Nisqually-1 chromosome 5, P.trichocarpa_v4.1, whole genome shotgun sequence genome:
- the LOC18098972 gene encoding auxin-induced protein 22B, with product MEFERDLNLEATELRLGLPGTATEQLEKQTPNSNVTKSNKRSLPDMNEDSAGRRESSSVSSNDKKSHEQETAPPTKTQVVGWPPIRSYRKNCLQARKLEAEAAGLYVKVSMDGAPYLRKIDLKVYKGYPELLEVVEEMFKFKVGEYSEREGYNGSEYVPTYEDKDGDWMLVGDVPWEMFINSCKRLRIMKESEARGLGCAV from the exons atggAATTTGAGAGAGATCTTAACCTTGAGGCGACAGAGCTCAGATTAGGCCTACCGGGCACTGCCACAGAACAGTTGGAGAAGCAAACACCTAACTCAAATGTTACCAAGAGCAACAAAAGATCATTGCCTGACATGAATGAAGACTCTGCAGGAAGAAGGGAAAGTTCTAGCGTGTcttcaaatgacaaaaaaagcCATGAACAGGAAACTGCTCCACCCACCAA GACACAAGTGGTAGGGTGGCCACCAATAAGATCTTACAGGAAAAACTGTCTCCAAGCAAGGAAACTAGAGGCTGAAGCTGCTGGACTATACGTGAAAGTTAGCATGGATGGTGCTCCTTATCTTAGAAAGATTGATTTGAAGGTCTACAAAGGATATCCAGAGCTCCTCGAGGTCGTAGAAGAAATGTTCAAATTCAAAGTTG gTGAGTATTCTGAAAGGGAAGGCTATAATGGATCCGAATATGTACCAACATATGAAGATAAAGATGGCGATTGGATGTTGGTTGGAGATGTTCCATGGGA AATGTTCATCAATTCATGCAAGAGGCTAAGAATCATGAAAGAGTCGGAGGCTAGAGGCCTGGGTTGCGCTGTGTAA